The Chitinivibrionales bacterium nucleotide sequence TGGCGCTCATCTTGAAAAATCTGTTTGACGATTTGAAACTGTCAAGCTGCGTAAAAACCTCCGGGAAAAAAGGGCTTCACGTCTATGTGCCCCTTAATTCGAACGGCGCGGGGTTCGATGAAACCAAACGCTTTTCAAAAGCGATCGCCGTCACCTTGCGGAAAAACTATCCCGATCTTGTCACGGTGGACATCGCGAAGGAATCGCGAAAAAACAAGGTGTTTATCAACTGGGCCCAAAACGATGCCTCAAAGACCATGGTGTGCGTTTACTCATTGCGCGCGGAGGAAATGCCAAAGGTCTCGTTCCCGCTCGGATGGAAGGAACTCGGGGAGCTGGAACAAAAACATGATCCTGAAAAACTGGTGGTGACCGCCGAAGAAGCAATCGGGCGCGTTGAAAAGCTCGGCGATTCATTTCGGGAAATTCTTGAAATCAAACAACGGTTGCCTTATCTATGATGCTGCGGCAATACACGAAAAAACGGAAGCTGGCCGAAACGCCGGAGCCCGAACCGCGCAGGGGCAAAAGCTGGGAGCGGCATCTTGTTTTTGTGGTTCACAAACACGCGGCGCGGAGGCTCCATTACGACCTGCGCATGGAGCTTGGCGGCGCGCTCAAGAGCTTTGCCGTCCCAAAAGGCCCCTCACTCGACCCATCCGTCAAGAGACTTGCAGTCATGGTCGAGGACCATCCGTTTGACTACAAGGATTTTGAAGGGGTCATCCCGGAGGGAAATTACGGCGCCGGAGCGGTGATGATCTGGGACACGGGCTATTACGGCCATCCTTTGGCAACAACAAAATCTGAAAGCGAACGGCTGATTCTCGAAGGAATGAAAAAAGGGGACATCAAGTTCACCGCGGCCGGCCGAAAGCTGAAGGGAGAGTTTGCCCTTGTCAAGACCCGCTGGGACGACAAATCGTGGCTGCTGCTGAAGAAAAAAGACCGGTTTGTTTCCTCGGCCGATGTCCTGAAGCAGGACCGCTCCGTGGTGTCAAATAAGACACTTGAAGAAATATCCGGCGACGGCCGGGCCGCGTTCTCGGGGAGGAACACGGCCGGCCCGAGCCGCGGGCAAAATACATCCCTTGCCGCCGAGGTGAAAAACGGACGATCGGCGGCAATGCCTCACCATGTCCGTCCAATGCTTGCCGCGAGCGTAAAAAAAGCGTTCAATCATCCTGAATGGATCTTTGAAATCAAATGGGATGGATACCGCGCGGTTGCGGAAATCGACAGGAAAAAGATTCTGCTTTATTCCCGCAATCAACTGCCGCTCATGGACAGATATTCCCCGGTCGTCGATTCATTGCGGGAACTGCGGTTCGAGGCCGTGCTGGACGGGGAAATTGTTGTGCTTGACAAAAAAGGAAAGCCAGACTTCCAAATGCTCCAGGATTACCGCAAATCCCCGCAAGGGCGCCTGGTCTACTATGTCTTCGACATGTTGTTTTACCAAGGCCGTGACATCACCGGCCTTCCTCTTTACAAAAGAAAAGACCTGCTCAAATCAATACTGCCCCCCTTGCCGCATGCCGTTTTCTGTGACCACGTATGGAAAGACGGCGTTTCTTTTTTTGAAGCCGCGAAGAAAAAAGGGCTGGAA carries:
- the ligD gene encoding non-homologous end-joining DNA ligase, which translates into the protein MMLRQYTKKRKLAETPEPEPRRGKSWERHLVFVVHKHAARRLHYDLRMELGGALKSFAVPKGPSLDPSVKRLAVMVEDHPFDYKDFEGVIPEGNYGAGAVMIWDTGYYGHPLATTKSESERLILEGMKKGDIKFTAAGRKLKGEFALVKTRWDDKSWLLLKKKDRFVSSADVLKQDRSVVSNKTLEEISGDGRAAFSGRNTAGPSRGQNTSLAAEVKNGRSAAMPHHVRPMLAASVKKAFNHPEWIFEIKWDGYRAVAEIDRKKILLYSRNQLPLMDRYSPVVDSLRELRFEAVLDGEIVVLDKKGKPDFQMLQDYRKSPQGRLVYYVFDMLFYQGRDITGLPLYKRKDLLKSILPPLPHAVFCDHVWKDGVSFFEAAKKKGLEGIMAKNAQSAYRAGIRSRDWLKIKNRLEQDCVIAGFTGPRGSRTYIGSLVLGAFDHGTLVYVGHSGGGFGRENLKSLYERLQPLVQNKCPFSVTPPEETPVTWVKPVLVGEFAFTEWTKDNVMRQPVFIRFREDKSADEAVREPVRTGKERGQP
- the ligD gene encoding non-homologous end-joining DNA ligase, whose protein sequence is MNKSKITINNRELLLSNLGKDLYPSYGFSKERVLEYYTRIAPFMLPHLKNRAMTLKRYPDGVEKDFFFEKRCPAHRPPWIQTAEVPYGSKKTLTACVVNDLEALVWVENLASIELHVPLAKTSAPRVPDSVVFDLDPGEQANILDCARVALILKNLFDDLKLSSCVKTSGKKGLHVYVPLNSNGAGFDETKRFSKAIAVTLRKNYPDLVTVDIAKESRKNKVFINWAQNDASKTMVCVYSLRAEEMPKVSFPLGWKELGELEQKHDPEKLVVTAEEAIGRVEKLGDSFREILEIKQRLPYL